The proteins below come from a single Elgaria multicarinata webbii isolate HBS135686 ecotype San Diego chromosome 11, rElgMul1.1.pri, whole genome shotgun sequence genomic window:
- the LOC134405330 gene encoding olfactory receptor 2AP1-like: MQLVENQILQNRTSITEFILLGFGNIEDLDNLLFLLFLVIYIVTVFGNLLIVALVVADQHLHTPMYFFLANLAFLEICYTSTILPRMLVSFLTGDKAISLWGCIVQMHFFSTLGATECYLLAVMSYDRYLAICRPLHYVTLMNNRTCIVLVSISWATGLLLITILTCLLVQLTFCSQVAIDHFFCDFTPLVRVSCSDTWVIETTAFITSSIGILPTFLVTVTSYAFIISTILKIPSLKGRQKAFSTCSSHLTVVSIFYISLIFVYILPTTGNFKDLNKIFSFLYTVITPIANPFIYSLRNKDVKVILRKALCQLLDFSGIH, encoded by the coding sequence ATGCAGCTTGTGGAAAACCAAATATTGCAAAACAGAACAAGTATCACGGAGTTCATCCTCCTAGGGTTTGGGAATATTGAGGACTTGGACAATCTCCTCTTCCTTTTATTCCTAGTCATCTATATTGTGACTGTGTTTGGAAATCTCCTAATTGTTGCACTTGTGGTGGCTGATCAACATCTCCACACACCCATGTACTTCTTTCTGGCAAATCTGGCCTTCTTGGAAATATGCTACACCTCAACTATATTGCCCAGAATGCTGGTCAGTTTTCTTACAGGGGACAAAGCCATTTCTCTTTGGGGCTGCATTGTGCAGATGCATTTCTTCTCGACCTTGGGAGCTACAGAATGTTACCTGTTGGCAGTGATGTCATATGACCGCTACCTAGCCATATGCAGACCATTGCATTATGTCACACTTATGAATAACAGAACATGTATCGTGCTGGTTTCAATATCATGGGCAACTGGATTACTACTTATAACCATCTTAACATGCCTGTTGGTGCAACTCACTTTTTGCAGCCAAGTTGCAATCGATCATTTCTTTTGTGATTTCACACCACTTGTAAGAGTTTCTTGTAGTGACACCTGGGTTATTGAAACGACAGCTTTCATTACCTCATCCATCGGAATTCTGCCTACATTCCTTGTAACTGTAACATCTTATGCTTTTATCATCAGCACCATCCTGAAAATCCCATCCTTGAAAGGAAGGCAAAAGGCATTTTCCACTTGTTCTTCTCACCTGACCGTAGTTTCCATTTTCTATATATCCTTAATATTTGTCTACATCTTACCAACAACTGGTAATTTCAAAGATCTAAATAAGATCTTCTCTTTTTTGTACACAGTCATAACTCCTATAGCCAATCCCTTCATATACAGCCTAAGAAACAAAGATGTAAAAGTTATACTTAGAAAAGCCTTATGCCAATTGTTGGATTTTTCTGGGATTCATTGA
- the LOC134405329 gene encoding olfactory receptor 2AP1-like, with protein MSDKVKTCIVVWNKLLHNVLTSHQIIHQQMQLVKNQELQNRTSITDFILLGFGNIEDLDNLLFFLFLVIYIVTVFGNLLIVALVVAEQHLHTPMYFFLANLAFLEICYTSTILPRMLVSFLTRDKAISLWGCIVQMHFFSTLAATECYLLAVMSYDRYLAICRPLHYVTLMNNRTCIVLVSISWVTGLLLITILTCLLVQLTFCSQDAIDHFFCDFTPLVRVSCSDTWVIETTAFITSSIGILPTFLVTVTSYAFIISTILKIPSLTGRQKAFSTCSSHLTVVSIFYVSLMFVYILPTTGNFKDLNKIFSFLYTVITPIANPFIYSLRNKDVKVILRKALCQLLDFSGIH; from the exons ATGTCGGATAAAGTCAAAACCTGCATAGTTGTGTGGAACAAGTTGCTGCATAATGTGCTCACTTCCCATCAG ATCATACATCAACAG ATGCAGCTTGTGAAAAACCAGGAATTGCAAAACAGAACAAGTATCACAGACTTCATCCTCCTAGGGTTTGGGAATATTGAGGACTTGGACAATCTcctcttctttttattcctagtcATCTATATCGTGACTGTGTTTGGAAATCTCCTAATTGTTGCACTTGTGGTGGCTGAGCAACATCTCCACACACCCATGTACTTCTTTCTGGCAAATCTGGCCTTCTTGGAAATATGCTACACCTCAACTATATTGCCCAGAATGCTGGTCAGTTTTCTTACAAGGGACAAAGCCATTTCTCTTTGGGGCTGCATTGTGCAGATGCATTTCTTTTCGACTTTAGCAGCTACAGAATGTTACCTGTTGGCAGTGATGTCATATGACCGCTACCTAGCCATATGCAGACCATTGCATTATGTCACACTTATGAATAACAGAACATGTATCGTGCTGGTTTCAATATCATGGGTAACTGGATTACTACTTATAACCATCTTAACATGCCTGTTGGTGCAACTCACTTTTTGCAGCCAAGATGCAATCGATCATTTCTTTTGTGATTTCACACCACTTGTAAGAGTTTCTTGCAGTGACACCTGGGTTATTGAAACGACAGCTTTCATTACCTCATCCATCGGAATTCTGCCTACATTCCTTGTAACTGTAACATCTTATGCTTTTATCATCAGCACCATCCTGAAAATCCCATCCTTGACTGGGAGGCAAAAGGCATTTTCCACTTGTTCTTCTCACCTGACCGTAGTTTCCATTTTCTATGTATCCTTAATGTTTGTCTACATCTTACCAACAACTGGTAATTTCAAAGATCTAAATAAGATCTTCTCTTTTTTGTACACAGTCATAACTCCTATAGCCAATCCCTTCATATACAGCCTAAGAAACAAAGACGTAAAAGTTATACTTAGAAAAGCCTTATGCCAATTGTTGGATTTTTCTGGGATTCATTGA
- the LOC134405328 gene encoding olfactory receptor 5AP2-like: MQATTYEKWENETGITEFILLGFGKLEAFQLLLFLVFIVIYITTLTGNILIVILVASDQHLHTPMYYFLANLSCLEVCYSSTILPKMLTAFLTGDKSISFCGCFTQLFCFGCLVIVECYLLSVMSYDRYIAICKPLRYVTIMNGRVIFHCMAASWLCAASILVIIISLVSQLPFCGPNEIDHFFCDLAPLLQLSCSDTSHVALLALIFGSIDILPPFILTISSYVCIITAILRIPSTTGRQKAFATCSSHLIVVTIFYGTLMIVYILPNTNGLRDLKKVFSVPYTILTPMVNPLIYSLRNKEVKESLKKALSKFISFNEKER; the protein is encoded by the coding sequence ATGCAGGCCACCACTTACGAAAAATGGGAGAATGAAACAGGCATCACAGAATTCATCCTGTTGGGATTTGGAAAACTTGAAGCGTTCCAGTTGCTTCTTTTTCTCGTGTTCATTGTAATTTACATTACGACTCTAACTGGAAACATCCTAATTGTGATCCTTGTTGCATCGGATCAGCACCTCCACACTCCCATGTACTACTTCTTAGCAAATTTGTCCTGCTTGGAAGTTTGCTACAGTTCAACCATCCTGCCCAAGATGCTTACAGCTTTTCTAACAGGTGACAAATCCATTTCTTTCTGTGGATGTTTCACACAACTTTTTTGCTTTGGTTGCCTTGTCATTGTTGAATGTTACCTCCTGTCAGTGATGTCTTATGATCGATATATTGCCATCTGCAAACCACTTCGTTATGTGACTATTATGAATGGCAGGGTCATTTTTCATTGCATGGCAGCATCTTGGCTATGTGCAGCATCAATTTTGGTTATCATCATAAGTCTGGTGTCACAATTACCATTTTGTGGCCCCAACGAAATTGACCATTTCTTTTGTGATTTGGCTCCGCTGCTCCAACTCTCTTGCAGTGACACAAGCCATGTTGCATTGTTAGCTCTGATATTTGGGTCAATTGATATCCTACCCCCATTCATATTAACCATCTCATCTTACGTTTGCATCATTACTGCCATCTTGCGAATTCCATCCACCACTGGGAGACAAAAGGCATTTGCCACATGTTCCTCCCACCTCATTGTGGTCACCATTTTCTATGGAACTCTAATGATTGTCTATATTTTACCAAACACTAATGGACTCAGAGATCTTAAAAAGGTATTTTCGGTCCCCTACACCATCCTGACTCCCATGGTCAACCCTCTCATATACAGTCTGAGAAACAAAGAAGTGAAGGAGTCTTTGAAGAAGGCTCTGAGCAAATTCATTAGTTTCAATGAAAAAGAGAGATGA
- the LOC134405331 gene encoding olfactory receptor 11A1-like — protein sequence MRKKQVIKHLVNSGFKMRLKINQGEVNQTDSVTFILLDFHSVNPQTFFSILFLPIYIVTMAGNILIIILVILDQHLHTPMYFFLGNLSCLETCYSSAIMPRMLVSFLSGDRTISISGCFAQLYFFGFLAATECYFLAVMSYDRYLAICKPLHYAMLMNGRICILLIAGSWFSGSLGISLIIFLVSQLSFCGPNEIDHFFCDLTPVIRLACSDTHLVEMTAFVVSSIGTLPPLIITLTSYVCIIKSILRIPSTTGKQKPFSTCSSHLTVVACFYGSLMIVYVLPNMSSLSNLKKLFSLFYTLLTPLVNPLIYSLRNKEVKEAAKKTLKIKQTETLPAFIAIIRLSLYSELVTQPVFSSKVHADRLLFPGK from the exons ATGAGGAAAAAGCAAGTCATCAAACATCTAGTGAATTCTGGATTCAAG ATGCGCTTGAAAATTAACCAAGGAGAGGTTAATCAGACAGATTCCGTGACATTTATCCTCTTGGACTTTCATAGTGTCAATCCACAGACTTTCTTTTCCATACTGTTTCTGCCCATCTACATTGTGACCATGGCTGGGAACATCCTCATTATCATTCTAGTCATCCTTGATCAGCATCTTCACACACCCATGTATTTCTTCCTGGGAAACCTGTCCTGCCTGGAGACTTGTTACAGCTCAGCCATTATGCCAAGGATGCTGGTTAGTTTTCTGAGTGGAGACAGAACGATTTCTATTAGTGGATGCTTTGCACAACTTTATTTCTTTGGGTTTCTTGCAGCTACAGAATGTTACTTCTTAGCTGTTATGTCTTATGATCgttatttagcaatatgtaagcCACTGCATTATGCCATGCTCATGAATGGCAGAATCTGCATTCTACTAATTGCCGGATCTTGGTTCAGTGGATCACTAGGTATCAGTCTCATAATATTCTTGGTATCTCAGCTTAGTTTCTGTGGACCCAATGAAATTGATCATTTTTTCTGTGATTTGACCCCAGTGATAAGACTCGCATGCAGTGATACCCATTTGGTTGAAATGACGGCTTTTGTAGTCTCCTCTATAGGGACATTGCCTCCACTGATAATCACACTGACATCTTATGTTTGCATCATCAAGAGCATTTTAAGAATCCCATCTACTACAGGGAAACAAAAGCCATTCTCTACTTGCTCCTCTCATCTCACTGTGGTTGCCTGCTTCTATGGCTCCTTGATGATAGTTTATGTCTTACCAAACATGAGTTCCCTGAGTAATTTAAAGAAACTGTTTTCTCTGTTCTACACTCTGCTCACTCCATTGGTCAATCCCCTGATATACAGCTTGAGAAACAAAGAGGTAAAGGAAGCTGCGAAGAAAACTTTGAAGATA AAGCAAACTGAGACACTACCTGCCTTTATTGCCATCATAAGATTATCACTATATTCAGAGTTGGTTACCCAACCTGTCTTCAGTAGTAAGGTccatgctgatagactgttattTCCTGGAaaataa
- the LOC134405332 gene encoding olfactory receptor 5J3-like — protein sequence MHLNTNPDKGNQTAPVTFILLDFNSEDLKTLFSILFLPIYIVTMTGNILIIILVIIDHHLHTPMYFFLGNLSCLETCYSSTIMPRMLVSFLSGDKTISISGCFAQLYFFGYLATTECNFLAVMSYDRYLAICRPLHYTLLMNGKICVVLIAASWISGSLGINLIIFLISQLSFCGPNEINHFFCDLSPLIRLSCNDTQVVEITAFIVSSIGILPPFLITMTSYACIINSILKISSTTGKQKAFSTCSSHLTVVACFYGSLIIVYVLPNTSSLSDFKKLFSLFYTLLTPLVNPLVYSLRNKEVKEAAKKTLKMFHRTH from the coding sequence ATGCACTTGAATACCAACCCAGACAAGGGAAATCAAACAGCTCCTGTTACTTTTATTCTCCTTGACTTTAATAGTGAGGATTTGAAGACGTTGTTCTCCATACTGTTTCTGCCCATCTACATTGTAACCATGACTGGGAACATCCTCATTATCATTCTAGTCATCATTGATCACCATCTTCATACACCCATGTATTTCTTCCTGGGAAACCTGTCTTGCCTGGAGACTTGCTACAGCTCAACCATTATGCCAAGGATGTTGGTCAGTTTTCTGAGTGGGGACAAAACTATTTCTATTAGTGGATGCTTTGCACAACTGTATTTCTTTGGGTATCTTGCAACTACAGAATGTAACTTTCTAGCTGTCATGTCTTATGATCGTTACTTAGCAATATGTAGACCATTACATTACACATTGCTTATGAATGGGAAAATTTGTGTTGTGCTAATTGCTGCATCATGGATCAGTGGATCATTGGGTATCAATCTTATAATATTCTTGATATCTCAGCTGAGTTTCTGTGGTCCCAATGAAATTAACCACTTTTTCTGTGATTTGTCCCCATTGATAAGACTGTCCTGCAATGATACCCAAGTGGTTGAAATCACAGCCTTCATAGTTTCCTCCATAGGCATCCTACCCCCATTTTTAATAACCATGACATCTTATGCTTGCATCAtcaacagcattttaaaaatctcatctACTACAGGGAAACAAAAGGCATTTTCTACTTGCTCCTCTCACTTGACTGTGGTTGCTTGCTTCTATGGCTCCTTGATAATAGTTTATGTTCTACCAAACACAAGTTCATTGAGTGACTTCAAGAAACTGTTCTCTCTGTTCTATACTCTGCTCACTCCATTGGTCAATCCCCTTGTATACAGTCTGAGGAACAAAGAAGTAAAGGAAGCAGCAAAGAAAACTCTCAAGATGTTTCATAGAACTCATTAA